GTGGTCCCTGAGGTGGTCGTGGTGGTCCCTGGGATGGTGGAGGTGGTCCCTGAGGTGGTCGTGGAGGTCCCTGTGGTTGCGGAGGTCACTGAGGAGGTTGGGAAGGTCCCAGTGGTGGTTGGAGTGGCCTGTGTGGTGGTCGTGGAGGTCTCTGGGATGCTCGTGGTGGTCCCTGAGGTCGTGGTGGTCCCAGAGGAGGTCGGGGTGGTCTCTGATGTGGTTGTGATGGTCACTGCGGTGGTTGGGGTGGTCCCTGGGCTGTTTGCGGTGGTCCCTGAGGTTGTGGAGGTCCCTGTGGTGGGCGTGGAGGTCTCTGGGGTGATCGTGGAGGTCCCCAGGATGGTGGTTGTGGTCTCTGAGGTGGTTCGGGTGGTCTCTGAGGTGGTCGTGGTGGTCACTGAGGTGGTCGTGGAAGTCTCTGGAATGGTCGTGGTGGTCCCGGAGGTCGTGGAGGTCCCTGAGGTGGTCGTGGAGGTGTCTGGGATGGTCGTGGAGGTCCCTGAGGAGATTGGTGTGGTCACTGGGGTGGTTGTGGAGGTCTCTGGGATGGGCGTGGTGGTCCCTGGGAAGGTCGTGGTGGTCCCTGAGGAGGTCGGGGTGGTCTCTGATGTGGTCACGATGGTCCCTGGGGTGCTTGTGGTGGTCCCTGAGGTCGTGGAGGTCCCTGTGGTGGTTGTGGAGGTCTCTGAGGTCGTTGTGGAGGTGGTCGGAGGGGTCCTTGAGGTGGTGGTGGAGGCCCCTGAGGTCGTTGTGGTGGTCCCTGAGGTTGTTGAGGTCCCTGAGGTGGGCGTGGAGGTGTCTGGGGTGCTTGTGGTGGTCCCTGGGATGCTCGTGGTGGTCCCTGAGGTCGTGGAGGTCCCAGTGGTGGTTGGAGTGGACTGTGGGGTGACCGTGGAGGTCTCTGTGTTGGTCGTGGTGGTTCCTGGGTGGGTCATGGTGGTCCCTGAGGTTGTAGTGGACATTGAGGTGGTTGGGGTAGTCCCTGTGGTGGGCGTGGTGGTCCCTGAGGTCGTGGAGGTCACTGAGGTGGTTGTGGAGGTGTCTGGGATGCTCGTGGTGGTCCCAGAGGAGGTTGGTGTGGTCACTGAGGTGGTGGAGGGCGTTCCTGATGTGGTCGTGGTGGTCCCTGGGGTGGTTGTGATGGTCCCTGAAGTGGTTGGGGTGGTCTCTGGGGTGGTCATGGTGGTCCCTGGGGTCGTTGTGGTGATCCCAGAGGAGGTCGGGGTGGTCACTGAGGTGGTGGAGGGCGTTCCTGATGTGGTCGGGGTTGTCCCTGAGGTGGTCAGGGTGGTCTCTGGGATGGGCGTGGTGGTCCCTGAGGCGGTTGTGGTGGTCACTGGGGTGCTCGTGGAGGTCCCTGGGATGGTCGTGGTGGTCCCTGAGGAGGTTGATGTGGTCTCTGATGTGGTTGTGGAGGTCACTGAGGTGGTGGTGGAGGTCTCTGTGCTGGTCGTGGTGGTCCCTGATGTGGCTGAGGTGGTCCCTGGGGTGCTTGTGGTGGTCCCTGAGGTCGTGGTGATCCCAGAGGAGGTCGGGGTGGTCTCTGATGTGGTCGTGATGGTCACTGATGTGGTTGGGGTGGTCTCTGGGGTGTTTGTGGTGGTCCCTGAGGTCGTGGAGGTCACTGAGGTGGTTGTGGAGGTGTCTGGGATGCTCGTGGTGGTCCCTGAGGAGGTTGGTGTGGTCACTGAGGTGGTGGAGGGCGTTCCTGAGGTGGTCGTGGTGGTCCCTGGGGTCGTTGTGGTGATCCCAGAGGAGGTCAGGGTGGTCCCTGTGGTGGGCGTGGAGGTGTCTGGGGAACTCGTGGTGGTCCCTGAGGAGGTCGGTGTGGTCTCTGATGTGGTCGTGGAGGTCGCTGAGGTGGTTGGAGTGGTCCCTGAAGTCGTGGTGGTCCCATAGGAGGTCGGGGTGGTCTCTGATGTGGTTGTGATGGTCTCTGGGGTGGTTGTCATGGTCCCTGAGGTGGTTGGGAAGGTCCCAGTGGTGGTTGGAGTGGCCTGTGGGGTGGTTGTGGAGGTCCCTGCGGAGGTCAGGGTGGTccctgtggtggtggtggtggtccCAGAGGAGGTTGGGGTGGTCTCTGATGTGGTCGTGATGGACACTGAGGAGGTCGGGGTGATCTCTGGGGTGTTTGTAGTGGTCCCTGAGGTGGTGGTGGACACTGAGGTGGTCGTGGTGGTCCCTGAGGTTGGGAAGGTCCCAGTGGTGGTCGGAGTGGCCTGTGGGGTGGTTGTGGAGGTCTCTGTGTTGGTCGTGGAGGTTCCTGgggttgtcagggtggtcccTGAGGTCGGGGTGGTCCCTGAGGTGGTCGTGGAGGTGTCTGCGATGCTCGTGGTGGTCCCTGGGAAGGTGGTGGTGGTGTCTGAGGAGGTTGGTGTGGTCCCTGGGGTCGTCGTGGTGGTCCCAGAGGCGGTCAGGGTGGTCTCTGATGTGGTCGTGATGGTCACTGAGGTTGTTGAGGTCTCTGGGGTGGTCATGGTGGTCACTGAGGTTGTGGTGGACCCTGAGGAGGTCAGGGTGGTCCCTGTAGTAGGCGTGGAGGTGTCTGGAGAACTCGTGGTGgtccctgggagggtggtggTGGTGTCTGAGGAGGTCGGGGTGGTCTCTGATATGGTCGTGGTGGTCTCTGAGGTTGTTGGGAAGGTCCCAGTGGTGGTTGGATTGACCCCTGGGGTGGTCGTGGAGGTCTCTGTGTTGGTCGTGGTGGTTCCTGATGTGGCTGAGGTGGTCCCTGAGGAGGTCGGGGTGGTCCCTGAGGTGTTTGTGGTGGTCCCTGAGGTCGTGGAGGTCACTGAGGTGGGCGTGGAGGTGTCTGGGGAACTCGTGGTGGTCCCTGAGGAGGTCGGTGTGGTCTCTGATGTGGTTGTGGAGGTTGCTGAGGTGGTCGTGGTGGTCTCTGGGATGGTCGTGGTGGTCCCTGAGGTCGTGGTGGTCCCTGAGGAGGTCGGTGTGGTCTCTGATGTGGTCGTGGAGGTCGCTGAGGAGGTCGGGGTCACTGGGATGGTCGTGGTGGTCGCTGAGGTGGTTGGGGTGGTCCCTGGGGTGTTTGTGGTGGTCCCAGAGGAGGTTGGTGTGGTCCCTGAGGTGGTCGGGGAGGTCTCTGGGATGGGCGTGGAGGTCTCTGACGTGGTTGGGGTGGGCGCTGAGGTGGCTGTGGAGGTCCCTGGGGTGCTCGTGGTGGTCCCTGGGGTGGTTGGGAAGGTCCCAGTGGTGGTTGGAGTGGCCCCTGGGGTGGTCGTGGAGATTCCTGGGGTTGTCTGGATGGTCCCTGAGGTTGTGATGGACACTGAGGAGGTCGGGGTGGTCCCTGTGGTGGGCGTGGAAGTCCCTGTGGTCATGGAGGTCACTGAGGAGGTTGGGGTGACCCCTGAGGTGGTTAGAGTGGCTTCTGAGGTGGCTGTGGAGGTCCCTGAGGTGGTCGTGGTGGTCCCTGAGGTTGTTGAGGTCCCTGTGGTGGTCGTGGAGGTCCCTGAGGTGGTCGTGGAGGTGTCTGGGATGCTTGTGGTGGTCCCAGAGGAGGTTGGGGTGGTCACTGAGGTGGTCGGGGAGGTCTCTGGGATGGGAGTGGTGGTCCCTGAGGTTGTGGAGATCCCTGTGGTGAGCGTGGAGGTGTCTGGGGTGCTCGTGGTGGTCCCCAGGACAGTCGTGGTGGTCTCTGAGGAGGTTGGGGTGGTCTCTGATGTGGTTGTGGAGGTCCCTGAGGTGGTCGTGGATGTCCCTGGTATGGTCGTGGTGGTCCTTGAGGTCGTGGTGGTCTCTGAGGAGGTTTGGGTGACCCCTGAGGTGGTTAGAGTGGCTTCTGAGGTGGCTGTGGAGGTCTCTGAGGTCGTTGTGGAGGTTACTGTGGTGGTCAGGGTGGCCCCTGAGGTGGTCGTTGGTGTCGCTGAGGTGGTTGTGGTCATTCCTGATGTGGCTGAGGTGGTCCCTGAGGTGGTTGGGAAGGTCCCAGTGGTGGTTGCAGTGGCCTGTGTGGTGGTCGTGGAGGTCCCTGGGGCGCTCGTGGTGGTCTCTGAGGTTGTGGTGACCCCAGAGGAGGTCGGGGTGGTCGCTGATGTGGTTGTGGAGGTCACTGAGGTGGTCGTAGATGTCTCTGGAATGGTCGTGGTGGTCCCTGAGGTCGTGGAGGTCACTGACGTGTTTGGGGTGGTCCCTGGGGTGGCTGTGGAGGTCTCTGAGATGGGCGTGGTGGTCGCTGGGGTCGGGGTGGTCCCTGAGGTGGTTGGGAAGGTCCCAGTGGTGGTTGGAGCGGCCCCTGAGGTGGTCATGGAGGTCTCTGTGCTGGTCGTGGTGGTTCCTGATGAGGCTGAGGTGGTCCCTGAGGAGGTTGGGGTGGTCCCTGAGGTGGTGGTGGGCTCAGAGGAGGTCGGGGTGGTCTCTGATGTGGTCGTGGAGGTCGCTGAGGGTGTCGACGTCTCTGGGATGGTCGTGGTGGTCGCTGAGGTGGTTGGAGTGGCCACTGAGGTCGTGGTGGTCCCGGAGGAGGTCAGGGTGGTCTCTGGAATGGTCGTGGTGGTCCCTGAGGTCGTGGAGGTCACTGAGGTGGTTGGAGGGGCCCCTGAGGAGGTTGGGGTGGGCGCTGAGGTGGTTGTGGAGGACTCTGAGGTGGTTGGGAAGGTCCCAGTGGTGGTCGTGGGTGTCTCTGGGGTGGTtgtggtggtctctgaggtcgTGGAGCTCCCTGTGGTGGGTGTGGAGTTGTCTGGCATGCTCGTGGTGGTCCCTGGGAAGGTCGTGGTGGTCCCCGAGGTGGTCGTGGAGGTCGCTGATATTGTTGAGGTCTCTGGGATGCTCGTGGTGGTCCCAGAGGAGGTCGGTGTGGTCACTGAGGTGGGTGTGGAGGTCGCTGAGGTTGTCGAGGTCTCTGGGATGGTCGTGGTGGTCACTGACGCGGTGGAGGAGATTGCTGAGGTGGCTGTGGTGGTCTCTGGGGTGATTGGGGTGGTCACTGAGGAGATCGGGGTGGTCCCTGAGGTCGTGGTGGACACTGAGGAGGTCGGCGTGGTCACTGGGATGCTCGTGGTGGTCCCAGAAGAGGTCGGGGTGGTCTCTGATGTGGTTGCGATGGTCACTGAGGTGGTCGGGGTGGTCCCTGGGCTGTTTGTGGTGGTCCCTGAGGTCGCGGAGGTCCCTGAGGTGGTTGTGGAGGTGTCTGGGGTGGTCGTGGAGGTCCCCTGGACGGTCGTGGTGGTCCCTGAGGAGGTTGGTGTGGCCTCGGATGTGGTTATGGAGGTCCCTGAGGTGGTTGTGGATGTCTCTGGAATGGGCGTGGTGGTCCCTGGGGTGGTCGTGGTGGTCCCTGAGGTCGTGGAAGTCACAGGGGTGGTCGTGGAGGCGTCTGGGATGCTCGTGGTGGTCCCTGAGGTGGTCGGGGTGGTCCCTGAGGTCGtggaggtcactggggaggttgGGGTGGCCCCTGGGGTGGTGGTGGAGGTCTCTGTGTTGCTCGTGGTGGTTCCTGATGTGGCTGAGGTGGTCCCTGAGGTGGTCAGGGTTGTCCCTGAGGTGGTGGAGGGGGTTTCTGAGGTGGTCATGGTGGTCACTGGGATGCTCGTGGTGGGCCCAGAGGAGGTTGGGGTGGTCCCTGTTGCAGTTGTCAAGGTCTCTGGCACGGTCGTGGTGGTCTCTGAGGTGGTCGAGGAGGTCactggggtggtcagggtggtcCCTGGGGTCGTGGTAGATACTGAGGAGGTTGGGGTGGTCGCTGGGGTGGTTGTGGAGGTCTCTGGGGTGGTCGTGGTGGACACTGAGGTAGTGGTGGTCTCTGAGATGGTTGTGGTAGTCACTGACGTGGTGGAGGAGATTGCTGAGGTGGCTGTGGTGGTCTCTGGGGTGACTGGGGTGGTCCCTGAGGTGGTCGAGGTGGTCCCTGGGGTGCTTGTGGTGGTCCCTGAGGTTGTGGAGGTCACTGACGTGGTTGGAGGGGCCCCTGAGGAGGTTGGGGTGGGTGCTGAGGGGGTCGTGGAGGACTCTGAGGTGGTTGGGAAGGTCCCAGTGGTGGTTGGAGTGGCCCCTGGGGTGGTTGTGGAGGTCTCTGTGCTGGTCGTGGTGGCTCCTGATGTGGCTGAGGTGGTCCCTGACGTTGTGGAGGTCCCTGGGGTGGGTGTGGAGGTGTCTGGCATGCTCGTGGTGGTCCCTGGGAAGGTCGTGGTCGTCTCTGATGTGGTCGTGGAGGTTGCTGAGGTTGTGGAGGTCTCTGGAATGGTTGTGGTGGTCTCTGAGATGGTCGTGGTGGCCACTGACGTGGTGGAGGAGATTGCTGAGGTGGCTGTGGTGGTCTCTGGGGTGATTGGGGTGGTCCCAGAGGAGGTCGGGGTGGTCTCTGACATGGTCGTGATGGTCTCTGGGTTGGTCGTGGTGGTCGCTGGGGTGGGGGTGGTCCCTGAGGTGGTTGGGAAGGTCCCAGTGGTGGTTGGGGTGGCCCCTGGGGTGGTTGGGGAGTTCTCTGTGTTGGTCGTGGAGGACCCTGGGGCAGCCGTGGTGGTCCCTGAGGAGGTTGATGTGGTCTCTGATGTGGTTGTGGAGGTCACTGAGGTGGTTGTGGACGTCCCTGGAATGGTCGTGGTGGTCCCTGAGGTCGTGGAGGTCACTGACGTGGTTGGAGGGGCCCCTGAGGTGGTTGGGGTGGGTGCTGAGGTGGTCGTGGAGGACTCTGAGGTGGCTGGGAAGGTCCCAGTGGTGGTTGGGGTGCCCTCTGGGGTGGTCGTGGAGGTCTCCGTGTTGGTCGTGGTGGCTCCTGATGTGGCTGAGGTGGTCCCTGAGGAGGTTGCGGTGGTCTCTGACGTGGTTGTGGAGATCCCTGAGGTTGTGGAGGTCCCCGTGGTGGTCGTGGATGTCACAGAGGTGGTTGGTGTCATCTCTGAGGAGGTCGGGGTGGTCCCTGAGGTCGTGGTAGATACTGAGGAGGTTGGGGTGCTTCCTGTTGTGGTTGTGGAGGTCTCTGGGATCGTCGTGGTGGTCCCTGAGGTGGTTGGGAAGGTCCCACTGGTGGTCGGGGTGGCCCCCTGGGGTGGTCGTGGAGGTCTCTGTGCTGATCGTGGTGGTCCCTGAGGTCGTGGTGATCCCAGAGGAGGTCGGGGTGGTCTCTGGGGTGGTTGTGGAGGTCACTGAGGTGGTTGGGGTGGTCCCTGGTGTGTTTGTGGTGGTCCCTGAGGTCGTGGAAGTCCCTGTGATGGGCGTGGAGGTGTGTGGGATGCTCGTGGTGGTCCCAGAGGAGGTTGGGGGTGGTCACTGAGGTGGTCGGGGAGGTCTCTGGGATGGGCGTGGTGGTCCCTGAGGTGGTCGAGGATGTCGCAGAGGTGGTTGGTGTCATCTCTGAGGTGGTCGGGGTGGTCTCTGAGGTGGTTGGGAAGGTTCCAGTGGTGGGTGGAGTGGCCCCTGGAGTGGTCATGGTGGTCCCTGAGGTTGTGGTGGACACTGAGGAGGTCGGGGTGGTCCCTGTGGTGGGCATGGAGGTGTCTGGGGTGCTCGTGGTGGTCCCTGGGAAGATGGTGGTGGTCCCTGAGGAGGTTGTGGTGGTCTCTGATATGGTCGTGGCAGTCTCTGGGGTGGTCATGGGTGTCCCTGAGGTGGTCGTGGAGGTCTCTGTCGTGCTGGGGGTGGTCCATGAAGTGCTCAGGGTGGTCTCTGAGGAGGTCAGGGTGGTCTCTGTGATGGTTGGGGTGGTCTCTGGGGTCTCCATGGTCACTGTAGAGGTCCCTTCTGCTCCGGTTGTCCCCACCATGGCGGCTGCAGGGAAGGGTCCAGGGTGAGCAGAGACCCCCGAGGCCCTCCCAGGGAGGAGCCCCcgaccttcctcctcctcctcctcctcctggcctTTGACCCATCCAGCGTTCCCCCCTCTCCTCCACCCACCTTCATCTtcaccctcctcttcctcctccttctccaagACCTTCATCCAAGGCTTCTTCTCCCCTTCCAACCTCCTCCATCATcctcaccttcctcctcctcctcttcctcctcctcccagacCATCCGCACACGGACCCTCCCCAACCTCCCACATCTTCATCtccaccttcctcctcctcctcctcctcttccaagGCCTTCACCTCTTGCTGATGTCCTTCATCCTCCCCCTGCTCTTCTTCACCTCCCTCCTCATCTTCTCCACCGtccttcatcctcctcttcctcccagaCCTTCGTCCCAGCCTCGGCACTGACCAATCCAATCTccaccttcttcttcctcttcctcctcctcctcccccccctTCATCCCCCTCCAGCCTCTCCCCATCGTCTCCACCTTTcacctcttcctcttcctcctcatcgtcctcttcctcctcatcgtccccctcttcctcctccaacCCCTTCAGACCACGGACCCCTCCGTCCCCaactcctcctcttcctcttcttcatccccctcatcttcctcctcctccaagaCCTTCGGATCTGAACCCCTCAAACCTCCCCCACCCcaattcctcctcctcttcctcatcctcttcctcctccttttcttcatcctcttcatcctcctcttcttcatcctcttcatcctcctcctccttttcttcatctcctttttcttcatcctcctcctcctcaccctcaTCCCCTTGTCCCCTCCAGCCTGTCCCCaccatcttcctcctcctcctcttcatcctctttatcctcctcctccttttcttcatctcccttttct
This sequence is a window from Passer domesticus isolate bPasDom1 chromosome 29, bPasDom1.hap1, whole genome shotgun sequence. Protein-coding genes within it:
- the LOC135287328 gene encoding mucin-2-like, with translation MTTSGAAPTTTGTFPTTSGTTPTPATTTPISETSTATPGTTPNTSVTSTTSGTTTTIPETSTTTSVTSTTTSATTPTSSGVTTTSETTTSAPGTSTTTTQATATTTGTFPTTSGTTSATSGMTTTTSATPTTTSGATLTTTVTSTTTSETSTATSEATLTTSGVTQTSSETTTTSRTTTTIPGTSTTTSGTSTTTSETTPTSSETTTTVLGTTTSTPDTSTLTTGISTTSGTTTPIPETSPTTSVTTPTSSGTTTSIPDTSTTTSGTSTTTTGTSTTSGTTTTTSGTSTATSEATLTTSGVTPTSSVTSMTTGTSTPTTGTTPTSSVSITTSGTIQTTPGISTTTPGATPTTTGTFPTTPGTTTSTPGTSTATSAPTPTTSETSTPIPETSPTTSGTTPTSSGTTTNTPGTTPTTSATTTTIPVTPTSSATSTTTSETTPTSSGTTTTSGTTTTIPETTTTTSATSTTTSETTPTSSGTTTSSPDTSTPTSVTSTTSGTTTNTSGTTPTSSGTTSATSGTTTTNTETSTTTPGVNPTTTGTFPTTSETTTTISETTPTSSDTTTTLPGTTTSSPDTSTPTTGTTLTSSGSTTTSVTTMTTPETSTTSVTITTTSETTLTASGTTTTTPGTTPTSSDTTTTFPGTTTSIADTSTTTSGTTPTSGTTLTTPGTSTTNTETSTTTPQATPTTTGTFPTSGTTTTTSVSTTTSGTTTNTPEITPTSSGPP